Part of the Lolium rigidum isolate FL_2022 chromosome 6, APGP_CSIRO_Lrig_0.1, whole genome shotgun sequence genome, GATCAACATCTGCTAGAGGACCCATCCGTTCATATGGTTCAGTGTCAAACACTGGTCGCTCTCCATGATCATGTTGTGTATTATGACACAAGCAGTCATGACCTCCCACATTTGCTCTTTGGACCATGTAAGAGCAGAGTAGCGGACAATGACACGCCGAATGCCCTCTCCACATCCTTTCTGGCAGCCTCCTGCATTTGAGCAAACCAAGCTTTCTTCCCTCCGGGTACATGGTTCGAGATTGTTTTCACAAATGTTGACCATCTTGGATAGAGCCATCTGCAAGATAGTAGCCTTTgtcatattggtggccattgatcttaaACTGCACCGGGGCATTGCCTTCGACAAGCTTCTGGAACACATTGGagcactgcatcacattgatatcattgtgtgatcctgccatgccaaaaaacgCATGCCAAATTCACAGGTCATGGTCAGCCACTGCCTCAAGCACCACACTACATGCACCCTTTTGTCCCTTATACATACCCTGGTgtgcaaatggacagttcttccatgcccagtgcatacaACCGATGCTGTCAAACATCCTAGGAAAACCTCTCTCTGCATTTTGTGCCAATATCCGAGTTGTGTCTGCTGCATTGGGTGTGCGCAGATAGGTCTTTCCAAACACCGTCACAATTGGCCTGCATATTCTATACATGCAATCAATGCCCGTGGACTCTACCATGCGCAGATAGTCATCTTGTGTATCACCTGTAATTCCATAGGCAAGCATTCGAAGAGCCACCGTGCATTTCTGAATTGTCAAGAAACCAAGCTCACCGACGGCGTCTCTCTCCAGTTTGAAGTAGTCGATCTCCCTCAAATTCTCGACTATCTTCAAGAAGAGCTTCCTAATCATTCGGAAACGACGGTGGAATATGGCATCTCCGTGCAATGGATCTCgatgaagtagtcggcgtagagcatgcagtagccttTCATCCTCTGCCTTAGATTGCTCTTGCGACGCCCTTGCGGGGAGCCACCAATGGTCGGCTTGTCCTCCTCGGCGATCATGGCCAAGAGGGAGATGAGGATCGCCTGATGTTCGTCGTCTGCAGCGGCGTCCCTAGTAGCAGCCGCGACAACGAGCTCCTTGCCCATGAGCGCGGCATGACGTCCTCATCGTCTGAGTCCATCTCCTTGGCAAATAGCCGAACACCTCGCGTGCAAGGTGAGAGCATGGTGGGGATGGAGGTAGCAGTGGTGGTGGGAGAGGGTGAACGGCGACGGTGGGAATGGCCGGCGAGGTGGTGAGGGTTGCGGCGGATTATATGCGGCGGTTGAGTGGGTTCCTACCGGCGGCAATGGACCGTCGCGGCAGCGATAGTGGTAGCGAGGCCAAAAGGAGAAAAATATTTGTGCTTTTTGGCTCTGGTCGCCGACAGGGCTGGTCCGCAGTGTTTTCACGCCACGCCGGTGCCCCGCTATCCCCCATGTAGATTGAGTTCGGTCTGGAGGCGTCGGACGGAGAATTGGACCTCGCCGGCAGAAAAACAAATTTGAGGTTTTTGCGCCGGCGCCTTCCAATCCTCTATTAGGGACTTTTGGaagggcgagtggagatgctctcagcatAGTGAAACTTTTCAAATCCTCCGGCTTTTTTTTTCGAACTTTTCTATAGAACTATGTACTTCAAAGTTCAAACCGGCATTTTCCAAACTGCACTGCTGCGACATTCGAACACGTATCTATCTATTCGAATCTAGGGGTGATTTCCTTCttctaagagcaggtctaacagaccccctaaaCCACGTCGGACTTGTATAATTCCGGCGGTATACGGGGTGCGGGCGAAaatggccgtctagcaggccccctaAACGGTTCACCCCGTATCTGAAATATACAGGGCCACGGGAATTTTCTCCCTCGCCCCTTACTTATAGAGGGTGGAGGGGCTTGTAGGGGGTGAAAACTGCACTCTGCACCACCggacctcgccgcgccgccgccaaacaAACTCCACTCCGGCGACCAATTCCAGCCAACGAGCTCTAAATTCTATCAAATCTCTACCAATTTCTTTCAACCCTTCAAGATTTCTATCaaataatgaaaaaactagatgaATTTTGAAGCAAAATTCGGTGTTCTCTCACTCGGGGCGGAGCTGGTGGCGCTGGGGAGGATGGCGCCGGGCTGGCGCCCAAGGGACGCGActcggacgacgacgaggatgacgGAGCGGAGACGGCCGCGTCCGTGCGGGATCTGCTCGACCCGCCGGCCGCAGAGGACCCGTTCCGGATCGGGCGGCGCTCGACGCGGAGGCGCCTCTGCGGGCGCACGGGACCGCGTTCCGGCGCGCGGTGATGCGGCGGGCCGCGCGCCGCCGGGTACGACGCCGGCGTGTGCGGGTCGCGGCCGGGAGGCCTCCGGCGGCCTCACGGCCGGGACGTACGAGTACCTCGACGTGGTCGTGCCGGCCGCAAAGGGCACGAAGATAACCGCCGCCAGGTACATTGTGGACGCGGACTTCCGGGCCGGGCTGGAAGTGGCTCGGGCCTCGgggcggcatgtccggtggtgcgGGGCGGCAGGTCCGGTGGGGCGGTAGGTCCGGCGGCGGGGCTGCAGCGCCAAGAGATGAAAAAAGAAGCATATTCCTCTTTTACAGTTTTCGTATACGGGGACTGCTAGACGGGAGGCGTTTTTGTCCGGTTAAAAGTACTCGCGTTTtatatacagggccctctacacgtgttttacggggcggaaatttagggggtctgttagacatgctctaactctTGCTTGCCCCTCTCCTGTTtccccttccgccgccgccgctgtcctCCGCTGTGGCTGATGCTGCCACGATGGATCCCTGCCGCCTGCCACCAGCGAAGGCTGCTGGCCAGGCTGCCCTCACGCGCTTATTCCCGTGGGAGGGTGTTCGACGCAGCGGCGCGGGACGGCGAACTTCGGGTGTTCGTTGtcgccggcgaggtctccggcgattcGCTCGCTTCGCGCCTCATGGCGTCCCTCAGGAAGCTCTCACCCGTACCCGTCCGTTTCGCCGGTGTTGGCGGGTCTGGTTTAACTCCTCTTCCTACATTTTTGGTTCAGTTATTTATGCTAGCAAAGTATTGGTGCATTGTACAGTTACAAATCTTCATTTCACATAAGGACTTCATGGTAGTTGTTATGCAAGAAATGTTTCATACAATAGCTAATTGGACTTGAACGAAAATGGGAGGAGGATTTAGCTGAGGATTGGTTATCTATTCCCTCTCAAAAGTGTTCAAATCTTCAGCTTACGTGCTGTTCATACGATTAGGTTCCATCTATAGTTGTGTTTGTGTACACATTTGAAACATCAAGTCCGTGGGGAGGAAGAGGGAAAGTCCCAGTGAGTATTTTGTTAGGTGTCCAATTTTTAGTCGAGTGACAGGAGCAGGGAGTTctgttttttttatatatatataattcCTGTATTGGTTCTCCTTAGGCATAGATTCATCGGTTTCAGAAGAATTAAGGACGATATCCCACTCTTTCTGTTTTGAAGTTGATATGTCAACATTGGAGAGGATTTGTAGCAAAGAAAGATAACTGGGGGATAAATGGTTGTCTGACACACTTGAGAAGACAGAAAACATAATACTCCCAAAACTTGGatggtgggacggagggagtagttctcttcTCTCCATTACAGGATGTAATGAAGAAGAAACAGCACATGTGAATACAGCAAACATAACATCAGAGTCGCTGTAATTTTTTATCCTTCTTTGTATCTTCATCAGAAGAAAACAAAATGGAGGACCAATTGTTGTGGAGTTATCATTATCAGACAGTTATCCTTGAGATTATTGATCTATGTACATGTTTCTTAATCAAATGTCAGTGGGTTGATGTTTGCAGCCAGCTGCTACTTTGTGTTCTATCTGTTTGGACGCAATTTCGTGTGCTCAGCATATCCGTGCATTAATCAGCTTGGCACTGTTGCTGCATCACATACTTATCCACATATACGATTTGATCCAAACCTGATTCCAACTTGGATCACACATTTGCTGTAAGCTCAATTGTTCATTTACTTGCTCAATAAACATATTTTTGTTGATGCAGGCAATTAATGTGCAAGGAAGGCCTGCAATCACTTTTTCCAATGGAAGAAATTGCCATAATGGGTTTGTGGGAACTGCTTCCACACATATATAATATCAAGGTTCATCTCTGGTGTGTCTCATGTTCTGCTTTCTGTTTGTGTGCGCTTGAATGATGATTATACTCATTTTAGTTTTACAGAGGAAGATCGTGGATACTGTAGATGCTGCTATATTATTTCGGCCTCATGCTATAGTTACCATTGATTCAAAGGGGTTCTCATTTCGCCTTTTGCAGCAATTAAAATGTAAGGTTTTCAGTGGAAGCATTTTATACCATACCATAATTTCATTCAAACAACCAAATTTACATTTATTTTCCATGAGCAAACCTGGTAAGGTATTTCTGCTGTCCAGGTAGATACAATCAAAAGGCCGATAGTCCTCTACATGTCCATTATGTTGCACCATCATTCTGGGCCTGGAAAGGTGGTGAAAGCAGGCTCTCGAAGTTGCGTGATTTTGTGGACCATATGTTGTGTATCCTTCCATTTGAAGAGGAAATTTGCAGGTTAAATGGGTTGCCTGCTACATACGTTGGTCATCCATTATTGGACGATGCTGCTGGCTTGAATGTGGTAAGGGCTATACGTAAAGAATTAGTGTGGTTGGAATTGTGTGGCTTTGTTTTGACATCAATGCAATCAACCTGATACTGGACTGAAGATTTTTCTGTCCAAAACTCTACCCATCGCACACAAACACATATACTTACTCTATGTTCGTCTCCTTGTCAGATGTCTCATTAAGATCTGTTGCATAATGACCTTCTACTTGCTACAGTGAATGATACATCGACAGTTCATATGAAGAACAACATGGTCAAATATCTCTCTATAAAACTGATATCTATTAGCTATTTAATTTCTAGTACCACTTCATAGGAGTAATGTCGAAGTTCACTTGTCACTGTCATTGATGGATAATAAGGTCTATATCctttgccaagaaggtggctCATATCCATTAGGAGTGGGAGAATGAACTCTTATAGTAATCCTGCTCAGGGGTCATACTCACTTTCAAATAGGATGGGTGGGAGACTGAAATCCAAGGAGCCAAAATTTCATCCAAAGCATGGTAAAAGTAATTAGGGGCACACAAGAGGGTTGAGGCTAGGTCATGCTTAGCACTAGTTTTTTTGTATATGAGAAAAATGTTTGAGAGGGTTTTGAGAGAGTGGTGTTCCCTTGCATCTTTTGAGATTGTGCATAAAAATTGCTATGCTGAGAATGATGTTGACATGGAGTAACTACTAATGGTTGTCTAACTTGTCTTGTTTTCTACAAGTGACTAAATTGTTCCATTTCTCAAACTAAGCATTTTGATCTGATCTGCTGAAATTGCTTATATCGGGTAAATGAATCACTAAGACTAGTCATTTTCAGTTGTGTATACCTTATGTGTACCAAAATTTCCTAGGACCCAGAGTTACCTTCTGACAAGTCcgtgcatcaacgaagtgctgaaGCTTTTCGGCTGGAGTATGGACTGTCCCCAGGTAATTAAATGTGTCATTCATTATGCGCACAATACTATATTGTCAATCGTTATGCAAACGATGGTTTTCCATTTTTGTGGTTTTCTTCCCCATTTATCAAATTTGTGTATGTGTTGATTATTGCAGTGGTTTAATCACATGGTATTAAAATATGTTTATCGATGCATTCCTCtgaattatcatcaaggagacaTACAACATGAAAATTCTTACAGTTTGGTTGCCAATAATTTATGGGAAGGCATGCTCTTTCATATGATGATAATGGATCTTGGAATAACAAAGAACCATATACTGTTTACCAAAAACTAATAGCAAAGGTCCATGTCTACCAGTAGAGCATCAAATGTACAGACCACCACTCTGGCAGCTATTAATTTACATTTAAATGTTGGCATACTTGCACACTATCAATCCTTAAGTACCAACTGCCACTGCCGGCTGAGTCACTATATAGGCAGATTTGTTTTACATGAGATGCAAAGCAAATGGAAGGCCAAAACTCTTAGCACCTATCCTTATCTTGTGATGGCATTTAAAATTTTGACCTAAAATTTGTGATCTGGTGAAACAAGGAACATATGGGCAACGCTAAAAAGGAAACTACATAGAACTAGGAGATGATGATATGGTCAACTCTGTTATCGTTATATTATTGCTGTGATcaacattttatttttgttttacacAATGCAAGGATTCCATTCTAGCAAGACATCATATCTGGATTTTGTGTTCGGGTTTACAAGCTGTTAGTTTGTTCACCTCTTTGTAACTGTGCCAGGGTTTCTCACTAGGGAAAATCTTAATATGCACGTGACTGTTGTGCTATTAATGCATGTGTCTATTTCCTAATGAGAAATACTCCTTTGATAGATGCCACAATCTTAACCATGCTGCCTGGAAGCAGGATGCAGGAAGTAGCTCGCATGCTTCCAATCTTCTTGCGAACTGTGCAACATCTAAGTCATACATTAAATGAACTTTCACTAGTCATCCCAGTTGCTCCGCATCGGGACGTGAAGACTTATGTTGAGAATGTAGTTCGATCAGTGCCATTTCCAGTGGTACTGATACCTGGGGGGTCCCTCGAGAAAAGATATGGTGCATTCAATGTAAGCTCACTTCTCTTTTAAATTTACACGACTCTAATTCTCATGCACCACATTCATCTTTTGGATATCATCAATTGGAATGCTGATAATGTTTTCAGTCATTTGGTGGATCTGAAGACTGAAGGCATTTCAAAGCACCATACCATGCTAACATGTAAAACATGAATTACTACTTGTTCCAAAAGGATGCATTTTTTGTGTGGGGAAAAGGGATGCATGTTACTGTGTTTCTGTACAGTTGTCCTGTGCCCATAGCCCCCAAAATATTTTTTGAGGGATTCAACGTGTATTCATATCTTGTCATTGGGCTATATAGGATCAAAATCTTTATGAAGAGAAATTTGAAGTACCGTTGATTGCATTATCCATTGGATTCTCCCACTATGCTATAACTTTTTTTGTAGGAAAGGTATGAAATGATTCTGTATGATCTATCAACAATTAGATTAGTTATACACAAAAAAGATTTTCCAGGtgtcgattctttgttttctagacAAAACATTATTCTATGGTTGGTATTTGGTAATGTTAAGGCTCCTCTGTTACATCTCAAACCGACTAACCTTTTGTAGCAAAGTGTACAACGAAGAGAGCTAAATGTGAAATGGATCATGTTGATTAATTTTTAGTATGTGAAACTTAAAGCAGTCAAGTCTGATTTTGCAAATAGTCAACAGGGGACTTCATTGTTGATATAGTTACTTGCTAGGTGCTGCAGGCCTGCAACCAATTTGATTGTACATTCAGCATTCTGTGAGTGGACTAAGAAAGTATTGCTTCTTTTATGGCAGGCTAGTAAAGCAGCACTATGTACTTCGGGAACAGCCGTCATGGAACTCATGCTAGCAAAGCTACCCTGTGTAGTGGCCTACCAAGCTCATTTCATCACTGAGTGCTTCATCCACCTGAGGAAAAAGATTAACTTTATTTCTTTGCCCAACATTCTTTTGAACTCTCCGGTTGTACCTGAGATCCTTTTTCGAGCTTGTACAGATAAAAAACTAGCTGCAAAATTAAGGTAACTTCTGTCTAAACtattcctttttctttcaataGTACAACTGGAGCTTCTAGTTATGTTGGATATTCTCGACTAAGCCCCAATTAATTGTTTATTCGAGCTACTGAACTTGCTGAGAACATTCTAATTAGCCTAAAGATGCAGTACTGACTAGATATTTTGTAGATAACTAAATCAGAAGTTCTAATAGTTCAAAAGCTGGTGTTGCAGCCATACCACATCCTGATTACGTCACTCCAAGTTCTAGCGGGTACCAGCTTGTTTAGGCCAATATAACTTTGTGGGCATAGTATTAGTTGTACACGCAAGACAGATGCACATCCGTTAGTTCTTGATTGATGGCAGCCAGTAGGATATGCTTACTGAGCTCATTTAGTTCACGTGGTCAACCATATTTAAGTAGGGATTACACATTTGCCCAGTTACCCATGGTctgaaaaccctaaaggaggTGAGTGTCTTCCTGTTTTTGTGCCTGTGGTATGTTTCTCACGCAAAATCGTGCCGGGTGGATGTTCATCTTCCACTTCCACCCCACATGAGCCACATACATTCACGGTTTTGCTGTATACTACTGGTATACTTGTAGTTTGGAAGTGTTAGACCTAACAGAATGCCAATAACTGATCAGGTTTCGTACATGAATACAGTAATTCAAGGGTAGTATCGATAGGACAGTAGGTGGGGCAATACGATAAATTCATGTGCCTAAGTCTTCCCTGCTAGTTTATTGCTAAACtggtttctattgcttttcttgagGGTGTGCTATATTTGTTTTGACTTTTTAGCAATACTCTTTCGGCATTTTACATTCTGAATTGGACCTCATCATATGCTATCTCATTTTGATCGGCCAGCGAGGTAATATTTGACGACGAGGTCCGTCAGCTGCAAGTTGGATCAGCTGAACGAGTGCTCCAGGTTCTCTACAAACCAATCGAGCAACGAGGCAATTTATTTGCGGAGGAGCTGGGCGACTCGAGCTTATCACCAAATGTTTACTCCCCCAGCATGATCGCGGCGTTAACGGTGCTTTATATAGACAAAAACCGGCGGATGGTGCAGAATTGAGCGGACTTATCAGTGGTGGATAAATGTTTCGTCTGTGACTGGACTTGCTCAGTGTCAGATAAATATGTTTCATCTGGCAGGGTGGTCGCTGTCGCATGCATTCTCTTCTCCATCTATCGGCTCCATTGAAAATTAGTTTGTTGACGGATTCTATTGGCTCAATGTATGGTTGGTCCACAATTGGAGGAGCAAAGCAGTTAAGCAAATGTTTAGGTAAATCTTCCCGTGCTGAGCTGCTGTAGGGGTCAGGTCAGCATCGCACTATCACTGTAGAAACTGGAAACAGATGTCTCCTGGTGGGTCTTAAGTCATTCAGTTTGAATGTTTGGTGAAAGAGACTGCCATGCCTAGAacgtcggggaacaaagtaaacgtgATACAGCTATTATGTATTTATTCAGCATCTGCGACTCTAAAAGTCTAAATCTGACCATTTTGACGATTTCACTACTACTGCACCTCTTTATTAGGAAGGAAAACACTAGCAATCACCCGGGGGATCGCTCGCTTCCTTCCTCCGCATCGCGAGCTGTGACACGCGTCCGCGTGCGTGGTCAACGTGGGTGGGCCCCACCCAAAGCTTATCCTGACGTTCTCTTCTACCTAGCGTCGTCTAGTACTACTACTTCCGATTCCCCAACCAAAATACGCCGCTCCTCTCAATCGCACCGGCACGGCCACCACCGCCGATATACCGTGTCCTCTTCTCTCCCGCGAGTGCGGCGCCGGCCTCCACCACCTCGAGCGCGCCGCCCCCCTCCACCACCTCGAGCGCGCCGCCCCCAATCCCTACCTCTCCTGCCTCCTCAAATGTTGCTGCAAGCGGTGGCGCCATTGATATATGTCAGGCCGTCGGCCTTTTGCTGCGaatcccgccgcttccccgcgctcaTCTCGTCTAGATAGTCGCCGCCATGGAAAAGCTGCGGAGATGGGCGGTTGGAAGAGGCTCTTGCTGCAAGGGGCGGCCGACCTTGCCCTGCTGCAAAGGATTGGCTGCGCGGATCCTGTGTCCCGCCGCCGAGGGCACATGAGGCTCCTACCTTTgtggcgccaccggcggcggccgttCGCAGACAACTGCGGAGGCCGTTGGTAGCAGCGGTGGTCGCTGTTTGTAGCAGACGCGGAGGTCGTGgttagcagcggcggcggcgtccggccGTGCTACAATTGGCGGCCGGTAGTAGCAACCACGGAGGCCatgggtagcggcggcggcggccattcgCAGCAACGGCGGCGGCCGTGGGTAGCAGCGCCGGCGACACCCAACCTTGCTACAATCGGCGGTTGATAGTAGCAGCGGCGACGACCGTTCGCAGCAACGGCGGAGGCCGTGGGTAGCAACAATGGACACCGTTTGCAGCAACGGCGGAGGCTATGGATAGCTGCGGCGGCGGCCATTTGCAGCAACGGCAGTGGCCGTGGGTAGCAGCGGCGGCAGCCATGGGTAGCAGCGGCGGCAGCCATGGGTAGCAGCAGTGGGCGACGTTTGCAGCAGCGATGGAGGCTGTGGGTAGCagctgcggcggcgacggcctcgaCCGGGCGTTGCTCCAATGGCACGGCCTCCTTTGTGCCAGTGGCTGCCGTGGTTGCTCCCAGGCACATCGGGGCGGCTACCAGCGGCGGAGCACCGCCGGCGTGCACGAATGGGGGAGGCAGAGCGGTGGAGAGGGCTTCTGCATCGACGACGGCACTTTCAAAGTTCTCCGGTGACTCACTCCCGGCTTCTCCGGCGAATCCGCTTTGGGCTTCTCCGACGACGCCGCCACCAGCAGATGGACCAGTTGCGGGCAGCAGAGTCCAGTTCGTGGACGAAGGCGACGAgtgttttttctttatttttctactgGTGGAAGCGGTGTCCACGTTGTACGGTTCTGCGGCCGACGACCCGGGGGATCGgaggatttgatcccccgggggacgctcagcactgTCCGCGAAGGTTTTCTGATGTTTGTAATCGATGAAGTGCATCCTGGGTAGTGGGTAGTGTAATGTACTGCGTCAACTCTGTCCATTGAGGCGTAGAGCAGCTAGAGGAAACTCTGTCCGTAGAGGATCCTGGGCCAGCGACGTAAAACATGGATGTCACGGCTGAGCTCACGTAGACTGTGGGCCACGAGATGGGCGAATCTTCCATGGAAAGTAATGTCAAAATGTTTGTTTTTCGAAATGAATGCTTTTATGAAGGATATTCGTCGCCATGTCATGGGTACGTCTTCATCGATTCCTTCACTAGGAATTGTTCTGGATGAACGGTGAACGGTCTATCCAAAACTTGTGTGGCCTTTCGAACTTTGGGGAATTTCACATCAGTCTAGAATGCTCATTACTGTACAGTTGACGATATTCGTAGACACATCACACACAACACCGAAGCATAAACTCGCACCGTAGCGATTAGGGAGTTCAATGTACGTCCTGATGGGCTGATGCACTTAAAACTAAGAAAGCGAACCGGCGGCAAACACAGCTAAGCAAACGGCCGGCGAGCGAACGCGCGCGCGCACGGGATGGCATGGAGCGACGATTCGCGTCGCCCCCACCGCGCGCGCGTGTCTCCGCCTAATTCGCCGCGCGGCCACGGTGCGCGTCCGCGGCTCGGGCGGGCGGGAAGTTGAGCAGCGCCTTGGAGCCCCGGAAGCGGAGCGCGGCGGTGTcgtaggcggcggcggcctcctcggcggtgccgaaggtgccgagccagatGCGCGCGCCGTTCCGCGACGGGTCCCGGATCTCCGCCGCGTACTTGCCCCACGGCCGCCGCCTCACCCCGCGGTAGTGCCGCTCCGCCGCGGCCGTGCCGCCCTTGGCAGCGATCGTGGCGGCGAGATCATCATCAGCGGCGACGGCCTCTGCTGCCAACTTGGGCGGGGGAGACGAGGGGGGCGCGGCGGCCACGGCCATGGCGGAGGCCTCGCGGAGGACGTCGTAGAGGAGCATGTCGAGGGAGTCGTTCTCGTTGAGGGGGAGGTAGGCGAGCGTCACGTCCATGCCCGCGCCCGCGACGGCAGCGCCGGAGGGAGGCGTGGGCGTGGGAAGGTGGTCGGCGCCGAGCGAGTGAAACATCTCTCTGATTTTTGCAGGTGTGGGGATGGAGGGTGGCTTGCTACGTACGCCCGGGGCGGGTAGTGTGAGTATTTAGCGCGGAGAAGGCTTCCCCGGCAAGACACTGTGGTTTTCTCTTGGAGCGCTGACGGAGCGAGGAGGACCGCGTGGGCTGT contains:
- the LOC124661781 gene encoding probable lipid-A-disaccharide synthase, mitochondrial, whose protein sequence is MLPRWIPAACHQRRLLARLPSRAYSRGRVFDAAARDGELRVFVVAGEVSGDSLASRLMASLRKLSPVPVRFAGVGGQLMCKEGLQSLFPMEEIAIMGLWELLPHIYNIKRKIVDTVDAAILFRPHAIVTIDSKGFSFRLLQQLKCRYNQKADSPLHVHYVAPSFWAWKGGESRLSKLRDFVDHMLCILPFEEEICRLNGLPATYVGHPLLDDAAGLNVDPELPSDKSVHQRSAEAFRLEYGLSPDATILTMLPGSRMQEVARMLPIFLRTVQHLSHTLNELSLVIPVAPHRDVKTYVENVVRSVPFPVVLIPGGSLEKRYGAFNASKAALCTSGTAVMELMLAKLPCVVAYQAHFITECFIHLRKKINFISLPNILLNSPVVPEILFRACTDKKLAAKLSEVIFDDEVRQLQVGSAERVLQVLYKPIEQRGNLFAEELGDSSLSPNVYSPSMIAALTVLYIDKNRRMVQN